Proteins encoded in a region of the Gemmatimonadales bacterium genome:
- a CDS encoding 2Fe-2S iron-sulfur cluster-binding protein — translation MSATKPGATRSVAARKDFDIVLFVNGTEHRVHIDARTTLLDALRDRLHLTGTKKGCGLGQCGACTVLIDGRRINSCLTLAVMHEGEAITTIEGLAEGDELHALQAAFIEHDGFQCGYCTPGQIVSGVGLINEGRIHSEAEIREYMSGNICRCGAYTNITAAIREVAERTLARAAGV, via the coding sequence ATGTCCGCCACCAAGCCTGGCGCCACCCGCTCCGTCGCCGCACGCAAGGATTTCGACATCGTGCTCTTCGTGAACGGCACCGAGCACCGCGTCCACATTGACGCCCGCACCACCCTGCTCGACGCCCTCCGCGATCGCCTGCACCTCACCGGGACCAAGAAGGGCTGCGGGCTGGGCCAGTGCGGCGCGTGCACCGTGCTGATCGACGGGCGCCGGATCAACTCCTGTCTCACCCTGGCCGTGATGCACGAGGGCGAGGCGATCACCACGATCGAAGGCCTGGCAGAGGGCGACGAGCTCCACGCGCTCCAGGCGGCTTTCATCGAGCACGACGGCTTCCAGTGCGGCTACTGCACTCCCGGACAGATCGTCTCCGGCGTCGGGCTCATCAACGAGGGCCGCATCCACTCCGAGGCCGAGATCCGCGAGTACATGAGCGGCAACATCTGCCGCTGCGGCGCGTATACCAACATCACCGCCGCCATCCGCGAGGTGGCCGAGCGCACCCTCGCCCGCGCGGCCGGCGTTTGA